In a single window of the Niabella ginsenosidivorans genome:
- a CDS encoding helix-turn-helix domain-containing protein — translation MADLGNVNKLEKRYNQEISLFGERLRRLREQKKLTQLDMEIASGINRTEISRIENGQKNIEFLTLVKLAIALDAEIKDFFSD, via the coding sequence TTGGCAGACCTTGGAAATGTGAATAAACTTGAAAAGCGATATAATCAGGAAATAAGTCTATTTGGTGAACGCCTTCGAAGACTCCGAGAACAGAAAAAGTTAACACAGCTCGATATGGAAATTGCTTCCGGAATTAACAGAACGGAAATTAGCAGGATAGAGAACGGGCAAAAAAATATTGAATTTCTTACCCTTGTTAAACTGGCTATCGCTTTAGATGCAGAAATAAAGGATTTTTTTTCTGACTGA
- a CDS encoding helix-turn-helix domain-containing protein: MRSKVAKRILDETPEEVRIFVRQYTNIVVRINELMRQKGYTQKALAERMNKKPSEINKWLSGNHNLTLKTIAKLEAELGAPIIEVRKAS, from the coding sequence ATGAGAAGTAAGGTTGCAAAGAGAATTCTGGATGAAACCCCGGAAGAAGTGCGCATTTTTGTTCGGCAATATACCAATATTGTTGTGCGTATCAATGAGCTGATGCGGCAAAAGGGCTACACGCAAAAAGCGCTTGCCGAACGTATGAATAAAAAACCCTCAGAAATTAATAAATGGTTAAGCGGGAATCATAATCTTACGCTGAAAACGATTGCTAAACTGGAGGCTGAATTAGGCGCCCCCATTATAGAAGTGAGAAAGGCTTCATAA
- a CDS encoding DUF4407 domain-containing protein produces the protein MNQAIHNLRLLFCSFSGEDDFIIRKCSTGIQIRFALIGAFVLLIFVGCWLSAGLFVSHIFDNARWISIPVAVVWAFLVTLLYLLLLYTISPALLPVAQKKTIIQNGKKKKIIIEEKKKEKRLLLSFSFLFRLGLITFLAVVVAQPVNVWIFSHNYEEGDRFAEILKSILNNQPLSWMLTVFVCSILLLPVYFKYGIRKISVKSFRDDFESRDTEKGLRHLREQLGGNITDFDNLSKQILSVNINSIRTADFYFQKSLIEYRIILEEYEQFKKEYTIRLVERNRHYNRTCWENLMPHLNRLENINPEKYQLLYAQLENDLQVQESAFEKYEYWADHPFRTKYKTATRKLTAETELLRTFYQENNE, from the coding sequence ATGAATCAGGCAATTCATAATTTAAGACTGCTTTTCTGTTCTTTTTCAGGCGAAGACGATTTTATAATACGGAAATGTAGTACCGGTATTCAAATCCGGTTTGCGTTGATAGGAGCATTTGTGCTATTGATATTTGTTGGTTGCTGGCTGAGTGCAGGGCTTTTTGTATCGCATATTTTTGACAATGCCCGGTGGATCAGTATTCCTGTAGCCGTTGTTTGGGCATTTTTGGTTACCCTTCTTTACTTACTGTTATTATACACCATTTCTCCGGCGTTATTGCCCGTAGCACAAAAGAAAACGATCATTCAGAATGGCAAAAAAAAGAAGATCATTATTGAAGAAAAGAAAAAAGAGAAAAGACTGTTGCTGAGCTTTTCATTTTTATTCAGGTTGGGTTTAATAACCTTTCTTGCGGTAGTGGTAGCACAGCCCGTTAATGTGTGGATCTTCTCTCATAATTACGAGGAAGGTGACCGGTTTGCCGAAATACTAAAATCCATTCTCAACAATCAACCGCTGTCCTGGATGCTAACCGTTTTTGTTTGCAGCATTCTGTTGCTTCCTGTTTATTTTAAATATGGCATAAGGAAAATTTCAGTAAAAAGTTTCAGGGATGATTTTGAAAGCAGGGATACGGAAAAAGGGCTGCGGCATTTGAGGGAACAATTAGGGGGGAATATTACAGACTTTGATAATTTATCTAAACAGATTCTTTCTGTTAATATCAATTCCATCCGCACTGCGGATTTTTATTTTCAAAAATCACTGATTGAGTATAGGATCATACTTGAAGAATATGAGCAATTTAAAAAAGAATACACCATCCGGCTGGTTGAAAGGAACAGGCATTATAACAGGACCTGTTGGGAAAACTTAATGCCACATCTCAATAGACTGGAGAACATAAATCCGGAGAAATATCAGCTGCTGTATGCACAGTTGGAAAATGACTTACAGGTGCAGGAAAGCGCGTTTGAAAAATATGAATACTGGGCAGATCATCCGTTTCGTACCAAATATAAAACGGCAACAAGGAAGCTGACTGCTGAAACGGAACTGTTACGGACTTTTTATCAGGAAAATAATGAATAA
- a CDS encoding DUF4407 domain-containing protein codes for MKVRDYYVTPASSSVMRFLWKAAGGDRYLLERATYSDQVKYMCLGGIVFATGAMAGLAGGYAFYTIFSPKTADVLDKTKTVVQNTTYIPTDPQTVILSVLFGIIWGLIIFNIDRFIVTSTGKGDGTEAITWGELKGAIPRILMGAIIALTISKPVEIRMFKTEIDLAVQKQQEKEKQAGIEQAKINYDKKVADTKAKLGKIQNDIDAKEAAITDLRSEISKEITGKNGNGAAFGPRAEELERQAGIIENQLKELKNTPEYLAALADMKKFDDEKKSDIASAEQKAATLDGLLIRIQKAHEIAGWVISLFITLLFMAIELTPVFFKLMLIKTPYDYLAENRDELIKAENGIEVRYDYYKDKAGQERHLVMNHEADKMVYEKIKLTDIQKELTNYAVEQYKNREKKRIDENLDDYIKNIPPDESGNS; via the coding sequence ATGAAAGTAAGAGACTATTATGTAACTCCGGCCTCAAGCAGTGTCATGCGGTTTTTATGGAAGGCCGCGGGTGGCGACCGGTATTTGCTGGAACGGGCAACCTATAGCGACCAGGTAAAGTATATGTGCCTGGGCGGCATTGTATTTGCAACCGGGGCAATGGCCGGCCTTGCAGGCGGCTATGCATTTTATACGATCTTTTCTCCAAAAACGGCGGATGTTCTTGATAAAACAAAAACGGTTGTTCAAAATACAACCTATATCCCTACAGATCCCCAAACGGTGATACTATCTGTTTTATTCGGTATCATATGGGGGCTCATCATTTTTAATATTGACCGGTTTATAGTAACAAGCACGGGTAAAGGCGATGGTACAGAAGCCATAACCTGGGGAGAACTAAAAGGGGCCATCCCACGTATCCTGATGGGTGCCATCATCGCATTGACCATTTCCAAACCGGTTGAAATAAGAATGTTTAAAACGGAAATTGATCTGGCGGTGCAAAAACAACAGGAAAAAGAAAAACAAGCGGGGATTGAACAGGCAAAAATAAATTATGATAAAAAAGTGGCTGATACAAAAGCCAAGCTGGGAAAAATTCAGAATGATATTGACGCGAAAGAAGCCGCTATTACCGATCTGCGTTCAGAAATTTCCAAAGAAATAACAGGTAAAAATGGTAACGGAGCAGCATTTGGACCCAGGGCTGAAGAATTGGAACGCCAGGCGGGCATTATAGAAAACCAATTGAAAGAGCTGAAGAATACTCCGGAATATCTTGCTGCATTAGCGGATATGAAAAAATTTGATGACGAAAAGAAAAGTGACATAGCAAGTGCCGAGCAAAAGGCCGCTACATTAGACGGCTTGCTGATCAGGATACAGAAAGCCCATGAAATAGCGGGCTGGGTTATTTCCCTTTTTATTACCCTGCTGTTTATGGCAATAGAATTAACACCGGTTTTCTTTAAGCTGATGCTTATAAAAACGCCGTATGATTACCTGGCCGAAAACCGGGATGAGCTGATAAAAGCAGAAAACGGTATTGAAGTTCGGTATGATTATTATAAAGATAAAGCAGGGCAGGAACGGCATTTGGTAATGAATCATGAAGCAGATAAAATGGTTTATGAAAAAATAAAACTAACGGATATACAAAAGGAGCTTACAAATTATGCAGTGGAGCAATATAAAAACAGGGAAAAGAAACGAATTGATGAAAACCTTGATGACTATATAAAAAACATACCTCCTGATGAATCAGGCAATTCATAA
- a CDS encoding DUF3157 family protein, protein MSRVIQFLMLSLFTHASCAQKKVKHIVKTTDGATVKLYSNYTWEYVSEQKPSVNNKNVGINNAYSSDFSKSSTAIKKKTTTRKSTAGRVYYRGKRGGCYYLTSGGNKVYVDRSLCN, encoded by the coding sequence ATGAGCCGGGTGATCCAGTTCTTAATGCTGTCTTTGTTTACTCATGCTTCCTGCGCTCAGAAAAAAGTGAAGCATATCGTAAAGACTACAGATGGGGCCACCGTAAAGCTGTATAGCAATTATACCTGGGAGTATGTCAGTGAACAAAAACCATCTGTAAATAACAAAAATGTAGGGATTAATAACGCGTACAGCTCTGATTTTAGCAAAAGCAGTACTGCAATTAAAAAGAAAACAACTACCCGCAAATCCACCGCCGGCAGGGTATATTACCGGGGAAAAAGAGGCGGCTGCTATTATCTTACATCCGGCGGTAATAAAGTGTATGTAGACCGGAGCCTGTGTAATTAA
- a CDS encoding type I restriction endonuclease, producing the protein MENDLKLKLEQLHQRVAALKDQIHTEEATKNAFVMPFIQILGYDIFNPTEVIPEYICDIGTKKGEKIDYVIKKEDKPILIIECKHWKENADAHNSQLHRYYHVSKSRFGVLTNGLVYNFYADLERPNIMDDKPFFTLELSNLKDSGIKILEKFTRNGYNLEGILDSAEDLKYIKAIRNEFEKELKDPSDELVKLLVNRFFEKPLTASRLASFKEYARRAISNSINESINFRLKNALNINEKNPSKQEQREVAPIDENPDSPKLITTEEEIEGSQIIKAILREVVPAARISFRDTQSYFGILLDDNNRKPLARLHFNFSKKYLELFHKGKDNGERKLLASLDDIYQYRKELLATVSNYQKNSEKEQLNATL; encoded by the coding sequence ATGGAAAATGATTTAAAACTAAAGCTGGAGCAGCTGCACCAGAGGGTAGCTGCGCTGAAAGACCAGATCCATACAGAAGAAGCTACAAAGAATGCCTTTGTAATGCCTTTTATCCAGATCCTGGGGTATGATATTTTTAACCCGACCGAAGTGATCCCCGAATACATTTGCGACATCGGGACAAAAAAAGGAGAGAAGATCGATTATGTGATCAAAAAAGAGGACAAGCCCATCCTGATCATTGAATGTAAGCACTGGAAAGAAAATGCAGATGCGCACAATTCCCAGCTGCACCGGTATTATCATGTTTCCAAATCGCGTTTTGGAGTACTGACAAACGGGTTGGTATATAATTTTTATGCAGACCTGGAGCGCCCGAACATTATGGATGATAAACCCTTTTTTACCCTGGAACTTTCCAACCTTAAAGACTCCGGTATCAAGATCCTGGAAAAATTTACCAGGAACGGCTACAACCTGGAAGGCATCCTGGATTCAGCGGAGGACTTAAAGTATATAAAGGCCATCCGGAACGAGTTTGAAAAAGAGCTCAAAGATCCGTCGGATGAGCTGGTAAAGTTGCTGGTGAACCGATTTTTTGAAAAGCCGTTAACAGCATCCCGGCTTGCCAGCTTTAAAGAATATGCCCGAAGGGCCATCTCCAATTCTATTAATGAGTCCATCAACTTCCGGCTGAAGAATGCCTTAAACATCAATGAGAAAAATCCTTCAAAACAGGAGCAAAGGGAAGTTGCACCCATTGACGAGAACCCGGATTCACCAAAACTGATCACTACGGAAGAGGAAATAGAAGGTTCGCAGATCATAAAAGCTATTCTGCGGGAAGTGGTTCCGGCCGCACGTATCTCCTTCAGGGACACCCAGTCTTATTTTGGCATTTTGCTGGACGATAATAACCGCAAACCGCTGGCCAGACTGCATTTTAATTTTTCAAAAAAGTACCTGGAATTATTTCACAAGGGGAAAGATAATGGCGAGCGGAAGCTGCTGGCATCGCTGGATGATATTTACCAGTACCGGAAGGAATTGCTGGCTACGGTTAGTAATTATCAGAAAAACAGTGAAAAGGAACAACTAAATGCTACACTATGA
- a CDS encoding thermonuclease family protein yields the protein MIRWSATILLLLLIACNGLSGKTYNSGLSGAENKKAYKVIGIKDGDTFVLLIGGKQQVVRLAHIDCPEKKQPFGNRAKQFAAGLCFGKEVTLIQQHQYDRNKRLIAEVILEDGRNLNKELVKNGLAWHFKRYSHSREYAALETAARLQKKGLWADEKPVAPWNWRHRKKPFGK from the coding sequence ATGATCCGCTGGAGTGCAACCATTCTTTTGCTGCTTTTGATTGCCTGTAATGGCTTATCGGGTAAAACGTATAACAGCGGGCTGAGCGGTGCTGAAAACAAAAAAGCCTACAAGGTAATTGGCATAAAGGATGGCGACACCTTTGTATTGCTGATCGGGGGGAAACAACAGGTGGTGCGCCTGGCGCATATTGACTGCCCGGAAAAGAAACAGCCCTTTGGAAACCGGGCCAAACAGTTTGCTGCCGGCTTATGCTTTGGTAAAGAAGTGACCCTCATTCAACAGCATCAATACGACCGGAATAAGCGGCTGATCGCAGAAGTGATCCTGGAGGACGGGCGGAACCTCAACAAAGAGCTGGTAAAGAATGGCCTCGCCTGGCATTTTAAAAGATATTCTCACAGCAGGGAATATGCGGCACTGGAAACGGCCGCCCGGCTTCAGAAAAAGGGGCTTTGGGCAGACGAAAAGCCGGTGGCACCTTGGAACTGGCGGCATCGCAAAAAGCCCTTCGGAAAGTAG